The Delphinus delphis chromosome 17, mDelDel1.2, whole genome shotgun sequence genome includes the window GTGAAGGTCGTAAAGAATAAAGTGAAGACTGAGAAACACAGACCACAAGAGACCAAGAAGAAACGATAACTAAATACAATATGATGTTCTGGACTGGATCTTGGAACACAAAGGATATTATAGATAAACTGGAGTTGATGGTAACATACCAAGGATGGTTCCTTAGTTTTGACAAACAAAATAATGTAAGATTATAACATTAGGGTAAACTGAAATTGGGTGAGGGGATACAAGAACTCCCTTGTACTATCTTTACAACTTCTCTGTATGCCTGTAAGAGTTTATAAGACAGAAAATTTCAGAGATCCAGGTCAAATAATATGTAGAAGCATCCTGTATCAAATCAAAAGATTTGCCCTAAGTTTTCAATACTGTTAGCCTAGCGGATGTCTAACTTGCAGCTAATGCTGCacacttccctttcttcctcagtAAAAGTGTTCTATACTAACAGGCAGTACCTCTAATCCCAAATGGCATTTCCCCTAAGTCCTTTGGATGAAAGGATGATCAGGAGACAAAAGTCTGAACAACATGGTACAAACAACATAAAGTTTATATGAATGTCTGTAAATAAAGGcatttcatagttttaaaatctAGTTAATTTTACCAGATGCTTAAGTCTTGgtaggatatattttttaaaaattaaataaaatagattcaaGGCCTTTAAAAGACAAACCTTGCCAGTACACTATATTCCCATTTAATGAGTAAGGATTTCTGGGTAtcacagttttctttaaaaaacctaCATTTATAAAAgcacttcaggggcttccctggtggcgcagtggttgagaatctgcctgctaatgcaggggacacgggttcgagccctggtctgggaggagcccacatgccgcggagcaactgggcccgtgagccacaactactgagcctgcgcggtctggagcctgtgctccgcaacaagagaggccgtgatagtgagaggcccgcgcaccgtgatgaagagcggcccccgcttgccacaactagagaaagccctcgcacagaaacaaagacccaacacagcaaaaataaattaattaattaacaaaaggtgttgttataaaaaaaaaagcacttcagggatttccctggcggtccagtggttagcactcagtgctttcactgcagtgggcctgggttcaatccctggtcagggaactaagatcccgcaaaccgtgcggtgtggccaaaaaaatgacTTCAGCTGTTCTACACAGGTGACCTTATAAACTGATGACACGTGTGATAAAAAGAGGCAATATTAAGATTTATGAGATACCTTATAAATAACATTACTTTGatattaaatatcaattaatattAAATCAATATTTACGCCAAAGTGATCTTTGGCAAACCAGGATGTATGGGTATGGTCACCTTAGCTATAGACCTCATTATGAGAAACACTGTTACACCGTTATAGAGGAAATATTATGATGgcctattttctaattaaaattttaataaaatagaatccAAAATGCAAGTCCCATTCTGAATTTTACAAGGCAGAAGGTAGTGATAAAGTGAGGTACTTATGTCTACAAAACCCTAAGCCATTAGTATTAATATCATGTAAAGGAACAATGATgctcataaattaaaaaatgattagaaagGAATATGATTTTTAACATAATTACTTCACAATATAGATATGCCCATATGGatagaaataaatgactgaaGTCTGTTTGTATATGTGCAGATTTTAAATTTGCAGCCATATTACGCACAGAAAAGCTGGAGCTAAAGAATGGctgttcaaaaacaaaaacaaacaaaaaaactccaaaaatatGGTAACTTAGTAAACAGCTTAgccaaagaacatttaaaatagaagatatttaattttcagtttcataTGGTAATCCACAATTAATAAAGACAGGTTGTACTTTCATTAATAAAACATCTATTTTCTCAGCCAAGCAGACAGATGTTTTATTAAATCTTCACATTGGGAGCACTTAAGGTTTTTCTGAAACTTTAACAGATAAAATTAGGCTAGCCTGAAAGATCTCAGAATGTAAAGTCACAGTAAACACAACCCCCTAGTGTTGATCTTCATTGCAATACACTCTAAAAAGTATATTATCTGTGACCAAAACTAAACCAGACCAAAAACTACCCCCAAAACGAAAATTCTagcacaaatgaatgaatgccgATTCATAGGCTTAAATGTATGTCAGTTATAGTTTGGACTGTGATCGATCACTGTATTATAGAAAAAGGCCTCTACATTAACCACATTTTAAAACAGGTACAGTATAttccacatatttaaaaaatgaaaaacaaagatttgGGGGGGTAAAATAGTAATGTTGGTAAAGCCTATCTTATTCATGCTACATACATCCCAGTATGATATGATTAATTAGCTCTACAGTATCTTAATATAAAACCAAAAGTGTTATCTCAAATCTGAGTCAATGTCTTTAAGGACTTATCCATCCATTCAATTCAATTAACTGATCTaagcattttttgttttagtattatttttatattagtaGCTAATTACTTCCCCCTTCCAACAGCTTACACTTATTTATATAGCAAGGTTCTAAGCAacgtttttccttttattcttaagAAGTATTCTATAGACCTCAAACAGATAAGACTAAAGGGAAAACcttgagaaatgaaagaaatctcTTGCCACCCTTAGAACTACCAAGTTCTACACTCAAGAGACAATtctaaattgaaaaatgaaaaaaaaaatgggaaaaggcaatataaaaatttcctaaaatgtagaagaaattagactaatttagttttctttaatatcttctttAATAAGACATTACAGCACACAACTGAGCCCCCAGTGTGTCAGTTAAACATGGGGATGTAGATGCATACGAAGGAGAATGGAAACAAGTTTAATCTTAACCCCGTTCCTTTTGGCAACTAATGGCAATACAGAATACAAAAGGAGCAATTCTGTGTATTTTATCAAGTCTTTGAAGACACCATAACAGTTTTATAATGAACTTTGCTGTGATCTGTTAAAGAATCTTCAAATTAATGAGGatgtttaaaaattgtaatcTTCCCCTTACACCGATTTAAGCCGAACACAAAAAATGGGGACTGCACTAATAATTCTCGCATGAAAGAATTAATGTCTTATGCTACATCAATGCAGCCATCTCCCTATCACTGAGATCTAAAGTTAAATATGCTGTCCTCAGCTGCTTATAAAAAAAGGGTTAAATATAAGAACATAAAGCTTTTATTCTGAATTagtcaataaaacaaataaaacaaaaattaatccaaaacttgtaaaaggtttttaaatgatttgttactaacataaacatacatatgctcaaagcacttttaaaaacttttaaattgtaatttaacCAGAACTTCTGTTAATAACCACTATAAGCAATTAGGCCAACTCTAATGTTCTGGTAACCAACATATTGGGAATTAACAAATAATAAATCTGAAACTGAGGAaatcaaatacatgaaaaaaatgactatttttaaagtaagagtATAATAGGAGTTACTAAGGAACTATCACCACTGAAGCTTTTCCTTggaaatatcttattttaaactTACAGTGAAGACAAACAAGGCGGGCAAAATATGTACAGTTACAAAACAAATGCAGTGATGAGTTACAGCAGAAAGAGGGAATGCACTTTGTAATCCGCAGGATCAGATTTGCGGCTCTAAGCAATTACCAGTAAATATTTGAGTGTTCTTCCTATTCTatcaactttaaaatttaaactgaGTTACAGCGGTTTCACTTGTATTAATAGTTGGCAAAAGCAAATTAGAAGAAACCCAAATTAGTCTGTTTTAACTGGGTAGCATTTACCTCATTCATCGGAACCAACCCACTTCCCCATCCTTAGAGCCAAAAAAATGTGGATATTggcctattttaatatttttctagttcAGACGGAAGTCATACTGTACACAGCCTTTGATTTTAGGAACCAGAACAAAGTAAAAATCAACTACTcacttaaaaaggaaaggaaggagaaggttCTGGGAATTAACCCAGTCACAAGCCATTCCAATCTTTCTGTTAATGCAAAATCCATTCATAAATTGGCCAAATTGTTATTAACTTCCAAAAACtcctttgaaaattatatttcaatttcaaatgaaagaacttgAACCATTTTCAAAGAGtcaagtataatttataaaagataGATCTTTACCAGTTCACATATGTTCCATCATATTTTGTATTGAACAGTAGGCTAATTACTTCATTGTGGCATATACTTCAGAACCTAATTTTTCAGATGGGCTGACTGACAATCCAACCACTTTAAGGAATTTATCAGTTATCTACAAGCTAGACCTGGCTGGCAGGTATagccaggtcacacagcaagtttaaATATTCCAACCTCAATCACAAGAAACAATCAGAGGGGAAAATGACACATGATTGCAATATACTAAGGCAGCAGGTAAGTCATTCTTCACCTAGGCCAGCAGCTGCCAATAAAATCGTGTGCACAGATTTCATGAATGAGTCTGCTCTAGTTTAACTATGAACATGCCCCTGAACTTAGAAAGGGAGATAAGAATTGCGCTTGCAATTCTAGCTGATGAATTCATTAGATTTTTATAAGGCAAATAATGTAGAAAGTTAGAACAGAATTTCTAGAACCATTTATCCTGTGATGTTGTAAAATCAAAGTACTACTTtattaaatgagttattttatACAATATGAACATCAATATAATTAcaattgtaaaaaaattttttataacaaGGATGGACTGATTTTCAGATTTCCAAATCAGAGTCAACTGTACATTTACACAGAATTGTCTTTGCATGAAGCCCAAAAGGGAACAGcataaaaatgaatgtttctGTAGCCCCTTTATTTTTGCTGATCAACAGTTTGTTAGAAAAGCAGCTGCAGGTTTGTTACCTAAGGTCTGAGACAGGAGAAGAGTCAAAGGTGTCACGAATTCACCTACAAAACATAAGCAAGATTTTCGGTGAACGTAAGCATTACACAAATGTGATTTATATGCATTtcaaatgtctttaaaaaaaagcacaggatgaattgggagattggaattgacatatatacactaacatgtacaaaacagataactaataagaacctgctgtataaaaaaataaataaaattcaaaaaaaaaaagcacaacatgcCTAAGCTACGAAGTTAGTCTGATAGATCTGTCAGCTAAATTTTTATAAACAGATCTTTgatgatttactttaaaaataatactcatGCAtataccatcaccaccatttagaaaaaaaaatccaaccacaCAAAGTATAAACTGATTATTTTCAAGCAACTACCTAGTTTATACAGTGAATGCCTACATTTTGCCTTACATTTTAATGTACTCAGAAGCTCTACTAAGCATTCTAAGTAAAATACCTGCAAAAAAGCACTCATAAACTTTGGTCTGCATCCTTTCTGGGAGCAAGACCCTCAAATACCTTTATaatagttattttctttaaactgaAAACTTTCTTCCATTCTTGGACCAGAGTGGGCCAGCATCACCTCATGCCATTTTTGCCTACAGTGGTTAAAAACGTGGATGTTTCAAAGGCACTGAAAGGATATGGTCTGGGAAAATGGACTTTTAACAATTGTAAAGTTAAACATTAACTTCAGTAATGAAGTCTCAGCTAGAAGACAGAAATCAATTTTACAATTACAGAAGATAATTCTGCTCTCGTATACAGCCCTGCCATTAACGAACgaaaagaagaaaaggtcaaTTACCTGTAAACAACTTTATGCCTGAACATCAGCTAATTCTGGAGGAAGTGGAGTCTTAGGATGCTTGCTCTCAAAGTGCTGCTTGAAGGTCTTAGGGTCTGGCATTTgtgtctaatttaaaaaattgtgcaaAAAAGAAGAGTTAGACCTgattcatgaaataaaaatgtgctaACTTTTAAAGTCCTGAGACTACTCACGGTTGACAACTATTGCAAAACACTTTTAAATTCCTATAACTTAATGGCTGGCATATGAAAAAGGACCCTGTAACAAAGAAATTCCTAGCATATTCCCACATTTCACATATAAAGGGTCACACAGAATGAAGTATTCTTATCTGATTAACAGTAAACAATAGGTAACATTTACCAAACACATTATGTTAAGCATGTTACCAAAATTCTCATAGAAccttccagtgatttttttttttttttttttgtggtacacgggcctctcaccgttgtggcctctcccgttgcagagcacaggctctggacgcgcaggctcagcggccatggctcatgggcccagccgctccacggcatgtgggatcttcctggaccggggcacaaacccgtgtcccctgaattggcaggcggactctcaaccactgcgccaccagggaagcccccttccagtAATCTTAAATCAGGTcctactatcctcattttatgtGCTAAGGAAACTAAAACCTAGAGATTAATTTGTCCAATACCTATGGTTAACCTAGCACTAGGTACTTCAGATCTCAAATACTACACGATACTGACTTACCTAGGCAAGGACCTTCAATTATTCTTTAGCACATTACATTAGacaaaacatgaaataaacattttttgttgttttgagttTTTAAGTATATGAGCTACTCTAATACTTTTAGGTCAAGGTATTTCTTCATTAGTAATTTAGCGAAATTTACTTTTACCTTGCCTCTTTCCAAACAGAATCTGAAGCtgctcaattttattattttgagtatATCAAAGCTCACTATGAACAGGTTATTTAACGTAATAGATTTCCTCTCTTAGATTAATGAGAACTTTTATGTAGTTAGGAACTTCTATTTCATCAGTAATGACTTCAATAAATGATAAACTTTAGTCCAGGAATCAAGTCTTATCAAGATCCCTTCCCATCCCTACTACCAATTCTACCTAGGCATAGGGCTTTGGGGGGAACAAAAAAAGTTTCTTGTAACTGGATCAACCTCACTATGCACTTTTCCTTTGGCACTTTTATTCACTAACTTCAAGGGTAGTGAGCTTGAACAAACAGGCAAAAAAGAGACCCTGgcttggaatttaagaaaaacttcTTTAAGGCAGTGTGGTATAGTGGTCTAAAAGGTGGGCTCTGGAGCTGGACCTCCTGGGTTTAGATCCTAGCTTTTCTGCAtactagctgggtgaccctgcACAAGTTATTCAGTCCCCATGACTCAATTTACTCTCccgtaaaatgagaataaaagtaCTTTATGCCATAGGGTTGTTATGTGAATTAATGGGCTCATGCATGTAAAACACTTCGATCAGTGTCTGGCACCTGGTCAGCACTCAATAGCAGCTGTTATGATTATTCTTCAAATCTAATAAAACACATTAATTCTAGTAAAAGCTCTCAATGTGAATATACTCTATTTAGTTTTGCAGACATCATAACTATGAATGTagcgaagaaaaaaaaaaacaattaatataACCAGAGGTATATTACATAGCTCTAAATTAAGAATGTAAATCTGACcttttttaaagttcaaagtGTTGCCCTTAAGAAGACATCTTTATTCTCCATGAGGAAACGGATTTTGCTTTGTTCACTCCTTTTCACTAACACCAAGAGAACTGTGCCTGGCCAAAGGAGCTATCCAAAACATGTAATTGTTGGGACTCctctggcggtccaatggttaggactccacacttccactgcagggggcacaggtccaatccctggtcagggaactaagaccctgcatgctgcacggcgtgaacaacaacaacaaaaagcatatatatgtgtgtgtgtatatatgtatatatacgtatatatataaaattgttgaACAGATAAATGAAGACGGGTTCCTAACACAACCAGTTCTCAAATCTCCTATTTCAAGTAAAGCACTTATCTCGCCATGTTTGCAAAATTTTAACCTATACAAACCAATCTCTAATGAAAGAACTGTCCACGAGAAAGCTGTCTTTCAATTTCCCTTACCCTACAGACAGTGCAGGTATATATTAAGGCAGCTTTGGCAGCAGCCTTTTGGTCATGtccttgtttcttcttttgtccaGCTTGCTTTTTGGCATTTTTCTGCTGAGACTGAATCTTCTGCTGTCCACGAGCCATATCTAAAAACAGAAGTTGAGGCATTAAAGTGAAATCTAAGTATGATAACACTCTCAGAGTTACGAACTCTCATATACAATGCTACTAGAGGATAAATTGATATAACCACTGTAGAAAACTAGTCGTCTACTCTATAATCTCACAATTCCACTCTTGGTATATATTCAACAGAAGTGCAGGTACACTGTttctaaaactggaaacaatccaaatgcctaCTACTAGTAAGATGGATACATAACTTGTAGCAGGTttctacaatggaatactatgcagcactCAAAGAGAAGAAACTATTGTTAAACAACATAGTTATATCTCAGcattaaggaaagaagccagatacaaagaaCATATTGTTGTATAAagttcaaaacaggcaaaactaatccatGAAGTAACGCTGGGAAGAAAGGGCATGAGGGGGATTTTTGGGGTACTGAtaatgttctgtgtcttgatcTAGGTAATGGTTATACAGGTTGATTCACTTGTAAAAATTCACTGAGCTATACACCTAAGAATTGTACACTTTCTTATATGTAATCTTCAAAAGTTTACCAGAAACAGTTTAGCCCCTTCCTCAATCATTTGTCTGATCATTTTGCAAAGGTACTCTCCCCTTCCACTATTCACTGTGTGACCTGAGATTCTTACAactttaagagaaataaaagctgtCATCTAATGTCTCTAAAGGAGCTCATATGAGCAATGGAAACCGTTCTCTTAAATACTCAGGTTTCATGAAACTACTGTGCtattccttcttaaaaaaaaaaaaatggtattcaTAGGATTGCTGGACAAATTATTAAATAAGATTAAGGGTACCTTTACAAAAATGAAAGATACCACTTTTTACTACTGATTATCTGAAATGAACATGGgttaaaaattaagggaaaagaactacttttattttttcattaaaattgaagACTCCTTTAAGACAACACAAGTTAAATCTGTTCATAAAAGGTCTATAATGAGTCTCAGCtgctttttaaatactttaaaataggaTCTAAGGAGAATTCCTATGGATAGTTTTGACTAGCACtgcaattaaattttaaacttttaagtcATTGCAGGACATGAACACACAAAGGATCTATAACTTCACCAGAAAACAGTGCTAGCTTTTTCTGACTGGAACCTTAACTAGTTAACAGGTATGAGGTCAAAGCATTTCATTAAAACACCTGAGCTTCtcccaaaaagaaaaagggaaactgaaaaaataaacacatcaatTGGACGAGTTCCCACTAGCATTAAACACTGAACCAGAAgtcaaaatataaagaaggatCAATCCTTTTCTAGGAAGCTGGctgaatattttaacaaattacaAAAATGTTTAGTATGCTAGCCTAATATAAGAACCCCATTCTCACCAAATAAAGGTAAATATTACCAGACGTCTTAGCCCTTGAAGActatcatttgttattttttaaaaaccaaattcttATTAATTCCAagctgaaatgattttttttaaagtctatttatggCACGCTTACAAACCAATTCCATGGAAACAGATTTGGATACTTTTGTATTATTTGGATGATAGGTATTCAATCTTTATGCATCCTAATGTTTATAGCATTCTTAATGTCTCAATGCCTTAGTATCAATACCTTATGTTAGAATACTTCAGTTCTCTCATAGATCTGAACTCTTCCACACGATGTATGCTATGCTACGTATGTTAATACACTGTGTGGGTAACCTCTTAATTGTTTTACATTGGAAAAAAACCTTATAAAATGGTAAGCTACTAATTCTAGATGTTTCTTTGATATCTAGAAGTTATTAGCTATTTTGATAACATTTTCATGCAGTGATCTGTAGAAAGCAATGCCATTagatacacattatttttaactttttcagttACCATTTCTCCTCAAATATAACATTAACAATACATTTAACCCATTTTCATTGTCATCTAACAAAAGTAACAAAAAGCCATAGAAGTTTTAATAAATAGAAGACTGTGGTtgcttgttcttatttttaaaacagaaaacaccagGTAAGGGAAACTGAATCAGTCTAAACGCCTGAGGTAGGCCCCTAAGTTCTAGCAACACGCTGCACTGATTTCCTTTCTGAAAGCAGAAATGCAAACGACCAAACCACCTGCTTTTGGACAGCTCGACTTAGGACTTACTCTCAAGCCAGCTGAGTTTTCTACAAGATCTAAGCGTAACCAAGCATAACTTCTCCTTGACTAAATGCAACAAACGGAGGAGCAAGAAGTCCTTTATAAGTACCTAAAAGCTGGCTTTTAATATAACTCTTATTTTGTATGGTCTTCTGAGGGGGCTCCAAAGAGGGAAGCAGTAGAGGGAATAAGGAGTTCTTCCAAAATGAGGAGCTCTTACAGGAGGCAACAAGTAAGCACTGTCCCAAAGATCCtcttaaaaccaaaacaaacgaGTAAGAGAGAAATAGATTTTGGATCCAAGAAGTAGGATCATTCTCCACAAGCATCTAAAACGAAGAGGCCCAAGCAGTGACCAACATTCTGACCCTAGCCTTTTAAATACATCCCTTTTGCAGAGGAGAGAGGATGAAAGCACCAGCAGTGAGGTCTATTTCACCCAGCACTTCGGTGAGCCCAGCTGCAGCCCAGCGCGCCTTCCTTCCCAAACCGGCCTCTCCCGCCTGGGAGAGCTCCCTCCTCTCTTCTGCCACCCAGAGCCACACAACCCCTACCTACCCGCCACTCCTCACGGACCCCGGCCCGAGACGCGCCTCCTGGAGGCCTCGGCTGCCCGAAACCCGGCCCCTTCGGCCACAGGGAGCCCCAGCCTCGAGAAACCGACCAGCTGCTGTCGCCGGCGGGTTACCGCTCCGCCGCCGCGGCCGGCCTGCGACCCGGCCACCTGCAGGGCCTGGCAGACGCCCGAGCTTCCCGTCCTTCCGCGGCCCGCGCCGGGACCGGACGGGCTCGGCCGCCCCCAGGGAGGCGGGGCAGGCCGGCGGCCCCTCGCGACCCGCGATGACCCCCCACGGTCCCCGCCGACCCCGCCGGCAGGGCCCCCACCCGGCTCCCAGGAGTCCTGCGGCGTCAGCACCGCCCCACAGCCGCTCACCCGGGCCGGGACAGTCTTGCGTCGGAGAAACCGCGCAGCGCGAGAGGGCCGGGGGAGGTGGccggagggagaggaaggggagcgCAGCGCGCCCAGTACCGCTTCGGCCTCCTCCACCCGccaaggaggggaaaggggagagccGGGAGCACAACAGCCCGCGCCTCGCACCCGCCGCCGCGCGCGCCCGCCGCCGCCTCAGCCTAGGGGGAGGCCACTACACCTCGTGCTCGCGCACGCCGCACAGCTCTCCCAGTCGCCCCAGCGTAGCCTGCTCAGCGCAGCCCCCGCCCACCGACCTTCCTGCCGCGGCCTCCCTCCGCCCCCACCCGCTCGCGCGCCTGCGCCTCTTCCGGTCGCGCGGGCCAATGGCAGCGCGCCCCTATTACATAAGCgagagggggcggggcctggcgggGACGGTGGCCCCTCAGAGACTGGAACAGCAGGGGACGTCGCGCTCTGTCCCGGCGCACCGCCTCCCCGTTCTCTTGCGTGCTCCATCTGGGCGGCTTCAGCCGGCCCTAGGAGCCGCGTGATCTCGGTCCTGGCGGGTGACGGCTCGCAGTGTGATTCACAAGTCGCTTGCTCACTCACTGGGGCGGCGGCCAGGCTTCGACCCCTGCGTCCCCTCTCACGAGCTTCCAGTCTCGGCGGCGTCCTCCTGTGCCCCGGCCTGGGGAGGATCCCGGAGAGGGGCGCCAGCGCCGCGGTGGTGTGGGTCCCCGACCCCGGAGCCCGCCACCCTGGCACACCGCCGCTTCCGCCCCCAGTGCGGCCGGCGGGCCGGGAGGCCCTGAACTGGGACGCGCGGCCTTTGTTCTCTCACCACCTACCTTTTACCTCGTTCCCATGGAAACCTCAGTTATTTGACCATTCTGGGGGTTTTAGTGAGTTCAAGATTCACGCCTGACTGTCTCACTGAAAATTGCCGGCTAGGCCCCCCTGACCGTTTCAGGCTGACTACTCAACAATATACTGAGTTGTTAATACTTAGGGAAATGGTTaagttgtgggttttttggtcttGATTTATAGGCCACGACAGCTAATTTCCAATATCAGAATCAAGAGTGATGGCGATTGTAACGATTATTAAATGTTTATCTGGAAAGGGCAGCATGTTTAGACGTTGGCTTTTTCTTAaccttccctcccccgccccccagcacaCATTGGTTTGTAATTAGAACTACAGATAAAACAACAAAGGAGGGTCTTGCATGTGACTGTCCCACCTTGACCCATAGCCTCCGCTCTCCCAAATTTGCCCGTCAGTGCCCCAGAAAATGTTAGTTGAACGTAAGTACATCGCAAGTTTTCTGGACTGGTGTATGTGTATCGCCAAAttgtttaaaatagccaggaaGGGGTTAACTGCTTATTGCATTTGGGTGGCACACGACAACGATCTGGTTGTTCAGTCCTTCCTTTTCAACCTCATTTCAGTTCCTCTCGCCTTCACTTTTCACGCCCTCCCTTCCGTATTGCAGTTTTAAGTTACATGTTCAAATTTTATTAATATCTCTCCAGTATTCAGTTGTAAGCTCATTTTCACCACTATATACCCAGTGCTTAGCAGCGTATGAAACATGGTAGGAattgaaaagaaagcaggaattGAAACATGGCAGGGATTGAAAAGAAAGCAGGACTTATAGTGACATTTCATGAAACCATAGCTTAATTATTAGTAGTCACCATAACCATAATAACTATATTAACCTGGCTAATAGGAGGTGGATGTGGTACTTGGAAAACCTAAAGACAGGAAATCTGTGTTTGTCTAGCCATGAATGAGATTGGACAACAGAAAGGGGTAGGGAAATCTGATTGGCAAAGATAAGTCTTTTTAACTAGAAAGGTGATTTCTGTTGTGAAATAGGGTTAATATGTCACTTGTTACCAAGGCCTAGATGAAATATTCATTCATACCAAGGCCTAGATGAAATATTCATTAAAACCagtgtttcttaaatttttgagTTATACCACTTTCAAGAAATTGGTAAATGCTATGGACTTTGCCCCTAAAAATTTCATGTACATATAAACTTATCCCCATTGGTAAAATTTCTGAACCTTGGTACTAAtcacattttgggctggataattctttgttatggggGCTGTCCTAGGGACTGTaagatgtttagcaacatccctgtcCTTCTACCCTCTTGAGGTCAGTAGCACTTCAtctcca containing:
- the ZNF706 gene encoding zinc finger protein 706 encodes the protein MARGQQKIQSQQKNAKKQAGQKKKQGHDQKAAAKAALIYTCTVCRTQMPDPKTFKQHFESKHPKTPLPPELADVQA